Genomic segment of Arachis hypogaea cultivar Tifrunner chromosome 16, arahy.Tifrunner.gnm2.J5K5, whole genome shotgun sequence:
GTAGTAGTTGTTGATGTGGTGATACAGGTATAGATGTCTTTGTGATGTGTTTTTACACTAACAACGACTAAGCCTTATCCCATGATAAAATGAAGCCATATGTTCTGTTACAAATTGTAGCCAGGTTTGAACCATTTATATTTAAATCTCCTCTTTTAATATGGTCTCTTCTACCTCTAGTTATAGAACTACCCTCCACCTGAACATATATTCATTCCACCAAAGTGCTATCATATTTGCTTGGCATAGGTAACAGGAAATATTGgataatgtttttattttgtggGGAAGGTATTCTAAACAATGTTTTTCCTATAACCTTTGCTGACCCTGCTGATTCCCTGCTGTTGGAAAtgtgtttctttgttatttggatctatttaacaaaaagaaaacataacTGATTTGATTGCAGAGCAAGGCCAAAGAGATGGTAATGCTAGCAGAAAAAATGAGGCAAAAACTTTTGTCTGGCTCAACTTCTCAAACCAATGCATCTAATGATGAGGAGATGGGTACGAAGGAAGAGATGCAAGATTGGTTGTTGAGTGTTGGTATAATATCCCCCGTTACCAAAGAGTCTGCGGGTGCTATGTATCATCAACAGTTATCCCGTCAGGTTCGCTTATCGTTTCTTCTCATTTGCAAAATTATTTCCCAATCATCAAGATGCATTGAAAATTCTAAGACAGACTTTAAGATGGATCATTATGTTAACATTTAAAAGGTTGATTTGGTGTTGGGGGGAAAAATCAGCATTGTTAATAAGATTCCCAGTTATTATTTATGCTCCTACAAGTCACAGTTCAACATATTTATCATGGAGACTAGTtttactttcctttttcttttaaagGAAAAAGACAAAATTATAGGATTGGAGTTTTTGGGATTTATGTTGTTTAGTAatatttgaaaaattctttattttctgaATATAATGGTGGCATTTAAGTTTTGCTCGTATAGCAGGACTATTGAAATGATATCAAGGGTAATATTAGGAAGTAAAAATACTAGACAGCTAGGCATAACATGAGTGAAGGCAGCTAAAGGTTGGAATAACATCTATCAATCAGTCGACATAATACATTAATATCCTCTTGATGCATACAAAATAGAGTAATTTACACTAATTTCTTGTGATTAGGCAATATTACTCTCAACACCCTTTTGTTTGTAATATTATACACTAACTCCCCGTGAGATTTAGGATATACGACACTCGGCAttcttgtattttgtaaaatgtgATACTAACATCTCTTATAAACATGACATTGACCTCTCCCGCAAGGTTTAGTGTGCTCAAATCAAAGGATATCATGTGTATTATCATCTATCCTCATTGGATGCCATTTACCCATGTTGCAGTTTGACATAATGTTGCTGTATGACTCGAGCCTGGAAAACTATTGGGGTGGGTGGGTGGGTGAGTTGGGATAACTGAGTCGTTAGTTTTGATACTTTGCTAGTAAATTTTCCTTTAGGCTGTACTTTCATATCATTCGATATGAATTTCATTTTGGTTTAAAAGTAGTGGGAAAAACAATGGTCTCTGCATCCTGTTAATTCGGCGGATCTAATTAATTTTACTCACTCACTTGACTAGCTGTCTTTTGTTaaatttgtatttgataaaactATTCCAATTCAGAACTTGTAGAAAACTCCAACTTGTAGAAAAAAACATGATTTCTTCTAGCTGTACTTTTTGTTGTTGTATTCTAATCTGCTCGTGCTAATACTTAGTTGGCAGATTTTGTCAAAGTTCCACTTGAGAGAGCTGGAGGAATAGTCAATCTTATTGATATTTATTGTCTCTTCAATCGCGCTCGTGGCACAGGTTCTAATAATCTTTCCCTTCTGTGCTTCCTTGAATTGGTTATGCCTCTAGTTTTACATTTTTGAACTAATTCCTCGCTTGTTTTGGTTGTCTAATAAACAGAGTTAATCTCACCTGATGATTTGTTACAAGCATGTTCCCTGTGGGAGAAGTTTGATGTGTACGTAGTATGACATTGTCTTTGATATTAATAACTTCAGTTACAATGCATGATAAAGTGAAGTCATAGTGTAGGCATGGGTAGTAGCTGACTTGAATCAAACTCCTTGTATTCTACCTTGTTTGATTCTATAATTTAGTCCTCTTTTTTGTCATCTGtacttccattcattgataatcttatttaattatttcagccCCGTGGTTCTACGTAAGTTTGACAGTGGAGTCATGGTAATACAGAATAAGTCCCACAGTGATGAGGAGGTTAGttcatttatctttttggtttccGGTCAGTTTTATATCTCTTTTAGGTTTGATGTTGTTATTACCTTTTGAAAACTAATTCTTCTCCCATCTAGTGGAGGGCATAATCTAGAAACATAAGGAAGTAAGATggttaaaaaaaaggaaatggAAAGTTATGTTTTTCAGAATCGAAGTTCCCATGAAATATTCTGGAGATGGATTTTCTTCTTCTGCTCCACCTTTATCCTTGCCTTCACCCTTTCCAGAGATTATTTTAGCTTCAGGCCATACAAAACGGGGAAAATTTAAAGGCCTATGCGTTGCTTATTCTCTTCTTCCTTGCATTGTGAAGTAGAACTTGTTCTCATTTCATCTTCCTGCATTTTGGTTTGCCTTACTAtgttttctccccttttttgTGGTCTTTTCTACTATTGGATGCTTCCATGTAACTCTCGAAGTTTGTGGCCTTAAGAGCTTTTGTTTTGCTTGCAGTCTTGGACTATGGTAGCTGAAAATAGGCAGGGTTGGCTATATAAATCAAAAGcaccatatttttttatttttaattggtaaTCATAAGCCATGTTCATGTTCAAACCATAGCAGCCATCACTGTTCCTTTTGCAtagatatttttttgtatttcatCATGTGGTGGATAAAGTCATGTCCTTTTGTTGGCATCTTTGCATTAGTGATTTTACCCAAATGTTTCCCTAATTCTGCGTTGGTAAACTCAACATCATTAACTCCAAATGTCTGCTGGCTTTATATATATTGGATaaggtttctttaatttttgtttgtctCTCTGTTGTAAACAGATAAGGCCCCTTTCTAATGTTGTCAATCTTCATTCACGTTTTTGTCATTTTGACGTCAACCTCATCTTATATTAAAAAGGTGGTTAAGTTTGACTTAAGCAAGTATGATTTGGTGCAGGTTTTCACTAAAATCAAGGTGCTTGTTATGAAGCCCGATACTCTTCGGGCTGGAATAAGTGCTAGTGATGCTGCAAGGACACTTGGAGTTGCCCCAGCAATGGCGAAGGAGCATCTTCTGTCTGCTGAGAGCAAGGGTATGGTAGTGCTTACTACTTCAATAGTTTAAGCAAGATAACCGTGTTCTAACTTGTGATCTTGGTTGAATCTTTTCAGGTTTGCTATGCAGAGATATAAGTGCGGATGGATTTCGTTTCTATATTAACCTGTTCACCGAGATTGATCGAGATGATTTGCATTTGTAAGGAAACCATCATGCTTGATATGTTACTATTCTTTTCCTGGGTTCTCATTGGACTTCAGTTTGATGCATTGCATACTATTTTGTTGTTTGATTCAATTAAGCATAAGTGGTTTTGTGATATGCTATTTATGCAGAGTTAAAGATCATGGAATATATGCCACATGGGTAAGGGCAAACCATGCACCTCAATAGAATTGCAAGCTTTGATATGTTCAATTTAAGGTATATGGATAATTCATAATAATAGAACCTAAACTGTTGTAATGCCATTTTGGTTTTCATCACTGTCTTCTTCTAAGCTGACATTTTTTGGTTTCGGATGATCAAATTTACAGGTTGAAAAGTTTCTTGAGACAAGGTTGATATCAATAGAACACTAACATCGGCACAGGACACGACAAAGCGCATTTGTTACTTATTAACGATCCAATTGAGGAAGGCATAGCTGAAGCAGCAGTTTTTGACAATCCCTGCAAATTGTACCATAGTGTAGAATTTTCATAGTAGTAGAGTGGTCTTGCAATTCGGAAACATTGTTTTTTACATGCTGTCAATCTATAAAATAAGAGATAAGAGATATTTCTGTTCCGGGAAAAAGGATAAAggatgtaaataaataaatgattacACAATATGGATTCTACTAGGTTAGATAAAACTTGGAATGAAAGGTTCGTTAAAACTTGACAATCTTTGTTTATGATCTTATCGAAAATGCATGGCATCAACGtgattactttttcatttttaattttatttttggagtGATCCAGATTACTAGGTAAAGGCTGCTACTgataattttcttattctttgaatatttaacttttaaatatttattactaGAGAAAAACTGGAAATAACAAAGGAATTATGATAAACTCATTATAAAGGTTTTCTTTTTCCACAAGTCATAAAAGATAAACACAAACAATGGATTTTGTAAATTTTCTCATCTTTCTTACCCATGTTATCTCGATGACCGTTGATCATTCTGATTCTGAAGGTGACCCCTCTTTTCAACAGTGCATCTGAATAGTCCATTATGATTCCTTTTTACAATATATTTACCAAGTAGTTTGGATTGTTCTTTAGGATgtgctttcaaaaaaaaaaaaacctaattaaTTGATCTTTtctgaaaataagaagaaaaaaatctaATGTGATTTTTCTCTTTAACATTAATGGAGCTTTTGGGagctctcaaaaaaaaaaagagtatgtaACTACATATTCTATTGAAAGTCTCTCTTAAtaagagaggggggggggggggggttggtactgaagatgaagaagagaaaaagaatattaatttatacttgtatttatttgtaagatatataattattcatatattattatccattaattttagtttttctaataagtaattttatgacatcataatttttataataaaaatcactcgtttaaatttttagaataagtaATTCCGTGAGATTTATATATCTCTCTATACATTTATCTAAATCAAACACAACCATTGAAAATTAATAACTATATACTTAAATTTATATGCCAAATAAAAACATGCCatctaaatctaaattaaaaaaaaaaaaaaaaaatctaagagCAAGAATATGTTTACTTGAGATCAATCATGCAACCTACAATATCCTGATTCCCCATAAAGCTGTTTTTATACTTTCTTTTTCatatcttctttcttttctttgtgggGTCAATGGTCAGCCTTCTCTTAACACTGCTTCTTTCCACTTTGTAAACTATATGCTCTCTTTTCACCACTCACTCATATCACATCACAATATTATTAAATCTCTAAAGTCAATTTAATTTGacaatccaataataataattccTCATAtctatgtgtgtgtgtttgtgttcTTTTGCAGTCAAAGTTATTCCTTCTTTAACCTGAACATTCTAACTATTTATGCTTACTACATACTGTGTTTTCTATCTGcttttgatgaatgatgatggatATTGCACTCTGATGCAAAGCTTAAAGtgttttccccacacttagatggtacatttctaatcttcttttTCCATGAAATGCGTAcccatgtatatatttttttaattatttacccAAAGTTTCTAAGACTATGTATATTATAAGCAATATAATTGATACTTTTAAGAGTTAAATACTCAAATtggttctaataattttttattattccaaaaaaattttaaaaattattcttattggataaattgatttttattttttcaataaaatatttaatatacgtgttagataaataaatttttaaaaaatcattataATAAAACGAATTACACTAATTGTTTTAATGTTTTTGCAAGAAGTTGCATGTGAGAATgactataaattaattaatagtcATTTCTTTGAATATTTTCTCAAAATAAATTCGAGGGGTAAAATGGTGTAAAATAAAGGCAATAAactttttgttatatatatttatctacaaacttaaaacttaaaagtgaCAAATTGATGTCATATATGTATGCCAAATTGTTAAGAATAATAATGTATTCTCCACTtgatttttaagggaaaaaaatcGTATACCAAAATTTTGGCTTCTTTATTATATATACCAAATTAAAAATCAacgataataatatataataatgagCATGATGGTTTGTGCCAACTATATATGTTCATAGTTACACACAGATCAATGGTGTATTATTGGCTagtatctgaaaaaaaaaaattaaaaatcccactTTAATAAAATGGTACACAAAGTTACATATGAACATGAAAGTGATGTGGGTCTCTAATTTCAACTACATGCATGAAATGATGGCTGGGGACCATAATTAGGAGAAAAGGAGCTTCATTAATTATCTCATGAAATCCCTTAGATTGAGGATATGATATAGCATGCAACAAACTTCAAAGTTACGTCAAAAACGGTGGAATAATATGAATGTGCGTGTAAAATTTATGGATGGGCATATATATAGTCtcgaaaatgtttggtaaccaaagaaaatcagcaaaaaacagtcataacttgctttatttagcatttattaattattgcgacaattaattaatgctaaataagacaagttctggctattttttttgtctacctaacatTACCCTATAGTCTTATGTTATCTATATAGGACGGCCACTTAATTGAATTGATGTGTTTGTGTGTTGGATATATATtagatataatatttattgatatttatttGACACGTGTATCTGTTGTGTTtaactgtgtcttaataaaaaataaaaaaaatttcgacaCACTTGAACATACATAGATACTATCACGTATCAACGTATCTAGTCTTATTTTTAaatgtattcttaaaataaatttaaaaatagtatatattattatttattataacaaaaaatattttaaatattttatataattaaaataagatattaaaaataattaaaaaataataccaataaaatatcaaaatattattataatttatctaaaaaatactttatattttatacatgTATATGTATTTTTGcatctaataaaattttaaaattcgtgttTCGATATGTCCCATATTATATCATATCCTGTATTTATGTCTGTGTTAATATCTATCTTAGTATGTTACGTATTAACAATTTAACatgataatatattatattattatgagAGAAAAAGTAGGACATAATTATATGCCAAACCCTTATTACTGTTATTATTTGAGCATTATATCTTAGTTGTTAGCTATTTGAGGGAGGGGTAATTAGTGAGTGTATAGTGTCTAGGGTTTTAACACTTTATAGTTTATATTATCTAGTTCTTGGTTTTTATGATAAGGTGAAGGAGAAATCTGATTAATTATTGTatcattaataatataaatactcAACAAATCTCTCCGATGATAGTGATTAGAGGAAATACAAACCCTAATTTTTAACCAAGTATATACATTAAGGTTTCGTTTTGATAAATGTCTCACCATTTATTTATAttcaattatatcaaattttatattcaaattatccatatatatatagcccatttcttcttattcttctacctttcttttatttttttttttctggctagtaatcaaccttttttttttctttaaacattCATCACACCCACattataaaaagaagagaaggagaaaaaataaaagatggATCGTGACATGCATGTGACCAAGCAGACTTTATGTTCCCCGTTATTACCTCCTATATATATATCTCTA
This window contains:
- the LOC112697825 gene encoding vacuolar protein sorting-associated protein 36-like; protein product: MSGNFLPPVQLTASGRPVLQRNEIECFYLSSVDLISEDEPTTIPFPNLKSGLLILTSHRLLWISDSSSSEITGAFAVPLAAISHIFSHKKSIKSMFASPRIRFQLSLTPDGRVSGHGLRSVVATIVLRGKGDCDAFLTKFWENWRARAWEDDGPAPGSSSGSGFSSNSGSAPASSGIYSSDGTVRMVGVAGILRKEQEMWESTDKSLQDAFQDLNALMSKAKEMVMLAEKMRQKLLSGSTSQTNASNDEEMGTKEEMQDWLLSVGIISPVTKESAGAMYHQQLSRQLADFVKVPLERAGGIVNLIDIYCLFNRARGTELISPDDLLQACSLWEKFDVPVVLRKFDSGVMVIQNKSHSDEEVFTKIKVLVMKPDTLRAGISASDAARTLGVAPAMAKEHLLSAESKGLLCRDISADGFRFYINLFTEIDRDDLHLVKDHGIYATWVRANHAPQ